The genomic region CGCGAATAACACGGCCTGGCATCCCCATCACCAAACTGCCGTCAGGAATAACTTTGCCCTCGGGGATCAAGGCCCCTGCCCCGATCAAGCAGCCCTTTCCGACAACCGCACCGTTCATCACCATCGCGCCCATGCCAATCAATGTGCCATCGCCAATCGTGCAGCCATGCAAAAGCGCACGATGCCCAATGGTGCAATCCTCGCCCACAGTCAGGGGCAGACCTGGGTCTGTATGGCAGATCACATTTTCCTGCAGATTGCTGCGCGCGCCAATGGAAATCAGTTCATTGTCACCGCGCAACGTGGCCCCAAACCAAATGCTGCTTTCGGCAGCAAGGGCAATCTTGCCGATGACATTGGCATCATCGGCAACCCATGCATCGGCGGCAATATCGGGCTGATGCCCCTCAAATGCGTAAATCATGGCGCGCGCATCCCCTCATATTCACTTTGCAAACCCCGCAAAAACCCTGCAAGGCTTGGCTGTTGAATGCGGCGCATCCGTTCAGCCATTATGATTGTAGTCAGATTGTCAAAGCACGCGTCCAGATCATCATTGACGAGAACGTAATCATAGCCATCCCAATGGCTGATCTCATCCCAAGATTTTGCCATGCGTTTGGCAATGGTTTCGGCATCATCTTGTGCGCGCGTCACCAGACGTTCGTGCAAGGCTGCAATGCTCGGCGGCAGGATAAAGATCGACAGTGCATGTGCGCCCAGCGCCGAGTTACGGATTTGCTGCGCCCCCTGCCAGTCTATGTCAAATAAGACATCACGCCCCGCATCAATGGCCGCACGCACAGGTGGCATCGGGCTGCCGTAAAGATTGCCGAACACCTCGGCATGTTCCAGCATCGCGCCCTCATCCACCATCCGCTCAAACCCAGCGCGGTCGAGGAAATGGTAATGTTCCCCATCCACCTCGCCCACACGCGGCGCACGCGTGGTGGCGGATACTGAAAACCGCAACGACCCGTCCCATGCCATCAAACGCCGTGCCAATGTGGATTTCCCCGCGCCCGAAGGCGAAGAAAGAATGATCAGCAAGCCACGGCGTGTAGCAGCGTTGAGAGATTTTGCATCGGTCTGAGACATCAGGCGCGTCTTTCTATAGCGATCTTTACTGTGCGCGCGCATCTTGAGGATCAGACCGCAGAGGTCAAGCCAAAGCAGCGCCCATGCCCCATTAACCAATTTCTGTCATATGGGCTGAATTTTCCGAAAATTTG from Rhodobacterales bacterium HKCCA1288 harbors:
- a CDS encoding gamma carbonic anhydrase family protein, with product MIYAFEGHQPDIAADAWVADDANVIGKIALAAESSIWFGATLRGDNELISIGARSNLQENVICHTDPGLPLTVGEDCTIGHRALLHGCTIGDGTLIGMGAMVMNGAVVGKGCLIGAGALIPEGKVIPDGSLVMGMPGRVIRALDEAARAGLIQSAAGYVAKAARFRAGLQAL
- the gmk gene encoding guanylate kinase — its product is MSQTDAKSLNAATRRGLLIILSSPSGAGKSTLARRLMAWDGSLRFSVSATTRAPRVGEVDGEHYHFLDRAGFERMVDEGAMLEHAEVFGNLYGSPMPPVRAAIDAGRDVLFDIDWQGAQQIRNSALGAHALSIFILPPSIAALHERLVTRAQDDAETIAKRMAKSWDEISHWDGYDYVLVNDDLDACFDNLTTIIMAERMRRIQQPSLAGFLRGLQSEYEGMRAP